ATCCTTCTAGCGCGAAAACTTAGTGAGACGAGCTTAATAAGAAGAAAATGAACCAGCAGCACATTATAttatattaatttatcaaatatcaATCTAGCCGGACAAGGCTTTGTTTTTGTGTCACTTCTCACTTTCAAATgtaaattttagtaatttttggaataaaatttgaTTTGAAGAAGTTAGTGTTTCGAAAAAAGAATATTTTATGTAAAATTTTATCTCAGTTCAATATATTGAAAAAAGATTGTCAAAAATCAATAGCCAACATTTGATAAAATATTCTTCTAACGAAGAAAATAATATTACCTTGTAACTGTGTATATCATTAATCAATCGGGCCACAGCAGCTGTACAATTGCATAAGGCACTGACCTCAGAACTTTCTATGACATCCTTGGACAGTTTTGGTCCAAGAAGATATAGTGATGTGAGAACAAAACATGGAACACCAATAGTTACACATGCAACAGACAAGTACTCCTCTATGCTTGGGGTAGTTGATTTAATTTTCCAAAGGTCCAATTCCACCAGCATACACTTCAACATATCAATCCACTATAACAAGATATATTTCTAGTCAATcgaaaagaaagaaatataagcatgaaaaaaaaattgatttagagaatatataataattaatgtACTTCTTCATACCAAGTTAATAAGGTGATCTTTGACACATCGACCTTGCTTAGTTTCCGCCTTTGCCGCAATTTCCTCTACCATTTTGTAAAGTGCCAAAAAGAAAATTCTAACCCTCTCTGAACGGAATCCGACGGTTGAGTATCCCTCCCATCTATAGTGAAAGTGTTAACATAATATGTGAAAGAGTATGAGTATCTAATCCAAAATTTCAAGGTAATCGGGTGGAGTATCCCAGGACCATTAATTAAACTCTTTTGGAAACTATTACACAACCGATAAGGGACAAGTATAACATTCTCTAATACTCTCTTGCAACACAGCCTGGTTCTACGGTTTGTTTCtgttttgattattatttttaaagtaGAAAGAGAAGAGTCTCAACAAATTGTGATCTTCAAGAGTTAAGTAGATTAGGCTCAACATGATAATTGATAAGTTAGGCCATAGCAATGTTAGTGGCTTAATGgtctgaatgaaaaaaaaaaagttttggctctgataccatgtgaaagAATATTAGTATAAATCCAAAACCATAAAGCTATGAATGAAGTAGCCTAGGATCATAAACTCAAGTGCCTCTAAAAAATGTGAGTTGAAAAACATAGGTCAAAGGATTTTGTTGATATATtataagaaaagagaaaacaataCCTCTCTACTAATTCGATGATGTTTTGCAGTTCTTCTTTGCAAATAAAACAATCGAAGAAATCATCCACCGCTGTTATTATTATGGCGTACTTTGCATATGCTAGACGAGCATCAGCATATTCAGGTTCAAAGAGTATGGCAGCAATTATGAAGTAACTAGTGTATAAGTACTGTTGTGATAATCCTACTTGTTCGAGTTTGCAATCTGTGAACCACCtacattcatatatatatatataattatcaaCAAAATGaagttgtttaatatatatatataattatcaaCAAAATGAAGTTGTTTAAGAATGACAAGGTCTAGTCAAGCTAATCAGTGTAGATACCTTTTCATCTGTTGAAGTTCTTCTTTGTGTCGGGTTTGGCACAAGTTAAAATCGTGTTCTGAGAACTTTAGCAAGTCTATGTTGTTAATACCGGAAGAcctaaaagagagaaagagagagaccCCACATAATAATATGACCAATTTTTAAGGACTTCCAACTTCGATAGAAAATGTACCATTACATTTTATTTAAAGTAGCTTGTATTTTTTCTTGCTACCCATATTAAGCGTTAGCATACCAATGTTCACTGACATATGTTGTTTAAGTTGAAGGCGGTGGGCATTGCTACAACCGTAACTCTGATCCGCCCATATACAGATGTGGATCTAGAATTTTCAGTACATGAATGTATTACTAaaataaaaagaggaaaaatgtATTAAATAGAAGCATGGATGCCAACAGTTAATATTAtaccaattttaaaaaatatgtacataaaatatctaattttgagGAGATCATGGGTTTGCGTGCCCCATAATCTCTCCTATAAATCTTTCCCTGTCCACACGTTTAAATGCAGaagagaataataagaataaacaAAACATATATACTACTTTTAGTAAGAGTTTACGTTACATACATCATTAATGTAAAGTTTTTTTAACCGTCACTCAAATAATATTTACAGGTAAGCCTCCTTAAAATGTGAGATTTATAATCTTGAAAACAATATAGATTACCTGCAATAATTGGCAAATGTAACCCGCTGACGGTACATATTATCTAAAATCTTATAGTAATAGTGTCAGAATTATACCTGTAAGCCGCTTTTAAGATCTTAAAACTGTCCATTTTGTATGACTCGATGTAACGTCTAGTTTCCACTCGATCAAATGTGCCATAAAATTTCCTCATAGCAAATTCCATCTGATATTTAATTGACTCGCTAGTAatggaatatcataaaattgaaaattacaaagaATGTTTTTTGAATGGCCTAATTTATATACAGGTGATACCTCCTTCTTTGACCTATCAGGGATGTGCTTGTCCAAGAGTTTTTGCTCCATAAAATTCCTTGTCCAAGTACTTATTTTATCTAAAATGTGATCTTTCCTTTCATGAATAGCCACCTGTGAAGCTCGGTGAAGTTCGAGAATTGCAACGTGATTCATAAGTTTCCCACTTGATGTTGTAAAGAAATGTTCTTGGTCGACAAATCCTTCAAGTTCTACTGCAGAAAGAAAGTAACAATTTATTGGTGCATAAGTAAAAGGACAGCCCGGTGcattaagctcccgctatgcgcgaggtccggggaagggccgaacCATAAGGGTATATTCTaagcagccttaccctgcatttttgcaaaAGGCTATTTGCACGGCCTGAACTTGTGACcaacaactttaccaattacgACAAATAACTTTACCAATTACGACAAGACACCCCTTATATTATTGGTGCATaggtaaaaatttaattttctgaGTTTTTAGTTACAAACCTGAGGAAACTTCATAGTTATTCATCCGTAAAAGTCGAAACGCCATGGCACAATGAGCAACGTCTGAAAaaatttcttcattcttttctagcCAAAGCCTATTCATAATTCAGCATTAATattaataaaagttttaaaaagataAATTGTATAAACCATGAAGATCATTTCAAATTACCTGTATATTTCATCTAGTACTCTTTTGACTTCTGTTTTAAAATACCGATCTACTCCAAGATTTTGAAGGGCATCAACTAAGAAGAGATTTGAATGTATCTTTGTAGGGCAAATAGTGGGGACTATAAGAATAACGAAAAAGATTATATTAGTAATGCTGAAATATGTAGCTTAGACAGGTTGTACAGTGTATTATTTAAAGGAGTACACTTCTAGAAGGTTCATAAATTAGTGTTAGTTATTGATCTTTGTAATTAGCTGTTAGTTAGTTATTGGTTAGAAGTTAGTTTACAGTGTCTTTAAATACTCAGGTGTACAACTCATTATTAGTTAGATGATTTGGGATCGAGAGGATTTTGACCAAGGGTTCATTTGGGTCATTCAAGGCAAGTTTTTATCGATGTTTTGTGCTCATTAAAGTTAATTAATTCTAGTATGAATAGTGTTGGACTTATTTGAACGATATCGTTTTGAACTTCTAATGAAATGGCTAGATTCCATAACACATTTAATAGATGAATTGGAGTTAAAATTCAAGGATTGATATCAAATGGTGAAATAAGAATTTTTGTGAAAGTCATGTGAAGTTGGACCTAAGTACTACGTACTTAGTTGGTATTGTTATGAAGCGTTATTGATATATGAACTCATATATCACTACTAAAAAACGgccaatttccgaccgaaataTTCCGACCGGAAAAAGTAGTCGCAAATTTCTgacgaaatcggtcggaaattgcataaaaatatatttttcaatttttaataataattacgGCTGATATTCCGTCTATATCCGTCGTAAATTTTGGCGAAAAATACCGCATAACTGTTATCGACTAATTCGGTCGGAATTTTTTATTAAAACGAGGTTCGACTATTTGacctattttcttttaaaaccccCCTGacccctttcttttttctttccctgttttcttccttctctcttctctctctcacactcaaacctCCCCTCTCCCCCCCACCCAACCCGCCGCTGCCATCACCAATGCCACTCACCGGCGATGCCGCCTCGCTGCAGCTCCGTCGACGACCCTCAACTGCCAGAAATTCATGAGAAAACATGGGCATGATCTatctgatgatgaggatgaacaaACTGAATCTGATGTGTAGTAGTTTAGGTGTGGTATTTTGGTTGATTGGTAAACTTGATTGTGAGAGACaactttatgttttatttttaaacttgaatgtgggcTACTATTTGGATATTTTTATGTCCAAAATTGTTAGGTTTAATGGTTGGTATTGTTAGTTTAGGTTGTGTTAATGGTTGGTTTAGATTATTTTAATAGTTGGTATTGTTAGTTTAGATTATGTTAATGATTGATATTGTTGGTTTAGATTGTGTTAATGGTTGATTGGTTGTTGGCATTATTATATTGTAATAGTTTGACACGTGGTGTAGCTCCAAATTGGGCAGAATGCTGCCCAGTTTTACAGAAAATTCCGACTGATTTCCGACGGAAACAGTCGGACAGCTGCCCACATTTTGCCAAAAATTCCCAGATTTTCGACTGATGCgatcgaaaattttaaaaaaaaattaaaaagttttcGACGGATTCCGTcggaaattaaataaaatatattttttaaatattaatttccgaccgattcggtcggaaattatattttttaaatattaatttccgaccgattcggtcggaaattatatatttatattatttaattttaaataaataattattttatttatattattacgaCTGATTCGGTCGGTAAATTCCGACCACTTTGGTCGgaaatttgaaaatatttggtCGTCTAACCTTTCGAACGTTCCGACTACTTTGGTCGGAAATCACTGACGGATTTGATCGGAAATTATTTTCCGACCAACTGTTTTtcgaccgaccaattttggtcggaaAGTAGTAGGAAATTCGTGAATTCCGACCGTTTTGGCGGTCAGAATTCTGCCATTTTCCACATATATGTAGATATCCCTTTGTTGATGACGTCCGAGCTTTTTAAATAAATTGGTTCATCGTAGTACTATGTCAGAGTTTGGACTTGAGAGGTAAGTTTATTAGACTTACTCTTCTTGTGATTTTCTCTAAAGCATGATTTGAGTCAATATGTGAGTTGTTCGTAGATGTACATTTGTACTTGTGGGGAGAAGCGGTAAGGATGTCACCATGCGTCACAAGCGCTAAATTATCATACTAACATAAATTTCTTATCAGTAGAAGTACTTTATATTTTCTAGTACCCTAAAACTATTAGTCTCCTATCAAACATATCGAACATATAGTAAACATACTAACATAATTAAAACTTAATTCCAACGAATTCTAAGAAGAGATATGAAAAGTATTTTCCTTTAGGCAGATAATGGGGAAGTATTGAGATGATCTTAGTAGTGCATACCCCAATTATCGTGCAGTTTCAAGATTGAGTTCAAGTACCCAAAGCATTTCTCATCGTACTGATGGTAAATCAAGGCAGCTGCAGTAGTGGCTGGTGAATCAAAGAGCGACCCGTTGTGTCTCTGACGAAGCATCATCTCTTTCCAATGACATAATTCACCGAGCCCTTCAGCAAAATATTCTACATTTGCCATATTCCCCTCGAATTCATTCTTTAAGGCTCTATTGGTTAAAAAATGGCCCAACAAATTGATGAGTTGAAGCTAGAGTATCAAAATCTAGTACTCctttcgtttcaatttatgtgaacctattttctttttagtctgtacaaaaaaagaatgacctctttctatTTTTGGAAGGGGTGAGTGTTGCAGTCATGTTTAAATTAAAAATGAAGTTTTGCACTCTACAaattttaaactatttttttttgctttatcaTTCTTCAGAATGACATTTTCCCAAGAGACTTACTCCATAAAGTTAGGAGTTTTATAAGTCAATTTACAAATCTGCATACAAATTCGTGGAGAGGGCAAATTCTATATTCCTTTGTTCCATTTTATATGACATGTTTTTTTTAATGTCTTTTCACAAAAGAAGAATCCCATTCTTTATTTGATAACtttttgtaaacttttaatttatccttaatgagataCTTTTATAATCAAATAAATGCTATGTCATGTGTAAGTCTAGCGCACTTTAGACATGTGGCAAAAGTCATTCAATCTTCCTTAAGTTCAGTACCTAGTCAAACACCGTCGTATAATTGTTCGTGTGATCGATTAAAGGCAAGACAAATGAAGTTAGTACTTTTGGTCTCAATAATTACAGGCAAAAAATTACAGTTATTATATACCACCATGGGAGACTTTATGTGGTAAAATTTGAATTACTATGGAGTTTGAAATAAAGGATACTTTTGAAATTTATGATAAAAAAATCATAGACATTTGTGAggatatatataaaaatttctcattaagAATAAAAATGAGAAGTTTAATCTTCTCAAATTTAGAAAGtcactattttttataaaatggaCCAAAAACAAAATGTTGCCGCATAAATTGAAACAAAGGAAATAACTATCACTTATAAGTTGTTTCAAAATTTATGTTAGCTTTTTACTGTTTGGACGGATGAGTAGATGTGTAAACTTCTTCCAAAAGATTATTAACTACTAGTAGTACATTTACCTCTCCTACCCTCTATGATATTTCCTTTCATGCATATATCCATTCGTTTTTCCTATTTCTAGTCATTTATCTTTCCAATTTCAACAAAGTTTTTTTGATATTTCTCTTTGTCATGTTTGATTATTGATCTATAGATATAAAAAATATGTCCTTTTTCTTATTAATATATGAATCGAATGAGATTACGCTTAGGCCTTTTATTAAGATTTAGCTTCAGACGACTAATATTGTTGAACTTCCCCTATAATTGTTTTATACATTAGGAGTTTTTGCGCAAGGCTGCAAAACTAATAATTTCCATAATATGTAAAATGACCATTTAATAAAGAAGCATACCTTTCAATTGTTAATTCACGTTCGCAGAGCATCATATTTACAAGGTTAGGATCCAAAGGTAGATCCAAATTAAGTTTCTCTGCATAGTTGATCATGCAGGGAAATATAATTTCAAATCCTAAAGGTGAAATCTGATCCTTGTTATCGACTGCCCAACCATGCGTTTCAATAAAGCCAAGGCctaaaagaaaaatgaaggaaCTATTCAAGTAATTAATAATACTACAAAATGCAAACTCCTTTGCTCACTCTTTCTTGAACCATGTCAATAGCATTACTTGTTTTTGCACATCGTCTAGATACTTGACAATTATAACATGCAAGATGGTAACTAAACATTTTATTCTGCTTAGTGTTTACACAAACTAATGAATGCATGCATCTTTTattcatatattatattattatttaaccATATGGTTAAGTGATATACACACATTCTGtttttctctttaatttttcTCTACTaaggttaattttttttaattgaagcCATTCACCCTGCGCTATGCTGGCCCATGATGATGGGGTTCGGCATTATCTCCTACCttatatagtaaaaataaattaattagtaCACAGATGGGAGACATAAAATCAAAACCGCTTCAAACAAGATACAGACAAGCAAACTTCTTACTGTTGGTCTGTGACCTGTTACAAAGGACCACCCTGAACGCTTGCTAATGGGAGATCAATTAGCTTACAAGATATATCTTTTATTCATATATTATTTAACCTTTGGAGCTAAGCTACACTAAGATATATAATTgatttgtaaacaattaaaattttaatattttgacaCTACACcgaaaaaattaattcaaatgaTGTAATTTCTTCAGGTCAGTTTTAAAATGAGTGACACCTTTATATATTTGGAcaaaatttaactttaaattttttgttttataACCAAAAAAATATCATTGCATATTTACGACCACAAATTTCAAAGAAATCGTTCTTCTAAACTCGGTGTCATTTACCTCTTTGGACTTGGTTATCTCCAATTCTCCATTTGCGAAGGGCAAGCAAAGATGCTAGAGTGGAAGAAAGGGAGTCTTTTACAAGCAATGGATGGCTAGGATTTAGGCCCCAAGATCCATCTTCTCTTTGATTTTCAAGAATCCAATCTAAGCACTGAGGAAAACATGGTTGGTTCATAGAATATCTTGAAGGGACCATAGCTACCCATGCTGTGTCATAGGAAGAAGGAGATAGCTCTATTTTTCCAAATGTTTCCCTTATTCTCTCCTTTGCCTCTTCCTGCAACCACCATTGCTTTATTAAGGGCATTTACACAAATGGCCTTTTCTAGGCCACTTTTTAAAATTCTGTCTCAGTTACTCCAGTTGGCTAAATTTGTATGCAAAAAGAAATAGCATACCATTGATGAAGCAGTACTGTGGCTGCATCTTACTCTACATGGTCTGTGGCAAATTGCATCTTCTTCGAACAAGGAGACACAGAAATTTTATCAAAAAAGAGACTGAAATTAGTTATAAAAGAATTGAATGATACTTATCTTCTTGTAACGTATAGTAATAAAAATTATGTGTCTTACTGGTTACTGAACCTAATTTGATATTTCCCAACTTATGATCAGGAAGTGGTATGATTTTGCTTCTCAGTCCAAGTATCATTCTAAACGGCAAACTCGGTTTTTTCTTTCtacttttttttgggggggggggggggggggtggggggacAGGGAAATGTAGAGAGATATAGAGAGCACAAGAGTAGAATGGTATATCAATGTCGAACTATTTATAGTTTATTTGGCAATATTTTTTTAATCCATTAAAAAAATAACTTtctaatttataaataatttaatttaaacttttaattttatttttaataataagaTAAGATTTCGTAATAATACAAATGTTATATCTTTTTTAAGACTAGAAGTgtcacaagtttcaaaaaaatCTTCCTTTCTTTTTAACATGAAATATTATGTATGTATTGTCACGGGTCCTACTAATACCATCACATATATGGAAAAACTACTATACTCAAAATGggctgaaattcagccaaaattcaATATATGGGTTACAGAAAAAAATTATGTTCATTTATTAGCCGATTTCATATTAAAACAATAATAAATGTGAACGGCTAGATTTTAGTGCTATTGAGAGCTATCGATTGAAATCTTCTGTTTAATGACTAGACTAGACTATAGAGTAGCAATtaaacaaattatattatttcctTTACTTTTCTAAAAAGATCAGACCACCAAGTGTGGCGAAGGATTAGGCCTGATCCCTACTCATAGATTATTAATAACCAAAAAGGGAATATATTGAAGAGAGACACTACATGCCTAATCTGCATATTTACGTACAAGATGATGATTCAAAAGGTTCAATCCTTGAAAAGCAGTAATCAACACATCAGAAACTATGCTAAGATTGAGCACATTCCTCTCCTTAATTACAATTTGGATGTGGTATAGTAATAGTTGAAATTTAACCTCgggtgattcttgttgtatacgggtggtacctcggttgtggtTCTTGTTGTGTACAAGGTGGTACCTCGTCCAtaattcttgttgtttatctcatgttgtAAAGAGTTATTGGTGAAATACtcgttgttgtttttattcttccttgtcttaTCAGTTTGGATCCGTATTTGACTTTGGTGGTTCCCTTTAATTGCTTCCATTATATTATCTATGCTTACAAATTCTGGTATTAGTTTACATTTatcggctatttttaatttaagcggCTGAGGGAGCTACCATTAGGCGCAGTTCATTACCGTTTTTGCCATCAATAAACACAAGCACTGTTTTGTTTCTTAGGTGGCATAAGGAAGACTAAATAATCTCATCATATATTATACATAAATCAGTCAATGCAATTTAACCAATATGTTAGGATCGAAAACTCGGGTAATGCgtaatttagccaaacaacggtataatggcaataacaaagacaatgaaagttgataacaatgacaattaaagtagataaagaagacaaaaatttaacgtggttcggtcaaagtgacctacgtccacaagcagagatgagcaatttactataacaataagaatacaaaagagagtataaaattagagt
This DNA window, taken from Nicotiana tabacum cultivar K326 chromosome 15, ASM71507v2, whole genome shotgun sequence, encodes the following:
- the LOC142169412 gene encoding cis-abienol synthase, chloroplastic-like isoform X4 yields the protein MILGLRSKIIPLPDHKLGNIKLGSVTKDAICHRPCRVRCSHSTASSMEEAKERIRETFGKIELSPSSYDTAWVAMVPSRYSMNQPCFPQCLDWILENQREDGSWGLNPSHPLLVKDSLSSTLASLLALRKWRIGDNQVQRGLGFIETHGWAVDNKDQISPLGFEIIFPCMINYAEKLNLDLPLDPNLVNMMLCERELTIERALKNEFEGNMANVEYFAEGLGELCHWKEMMLRQRHNGSLFDSPATTAAALIYHQYDEKCFGYLNSILKLHDNWVPTICPTKIHSNLFLVDALQNLGVDRYFKTEVKRVLDEIYRLWLEKNEEIFSDVAHCAMAFRLLRMNNYEVSSVELEGFVDQEHFFTTSSGKLMNHVAILELHRASQVAIHERKDHILDKISTWTRNFMEQKLLDKHIPDRSKKEMEFAMRKFYGTFDRVETRRYIESYKMDSFKILKAAYRWFTDCKLEQVGLSQQYLYTSYFIIAAILFEPEYADARLAYAKYAIIITAVDDFFDCFICKEELQNIIELVERWEGYSTVGFRSERVRIFFLALYKMVEEIAAKAETKQGRCVKDHLINLWIDMLKCMLVELDLWKIKSTTPSIEEYLSVACVTIGVPCFVLTSLYLLGPKLSKDVIESSEVSALCNCTAAVARLINDIHSYKREQAESSTNMVSILITQSQGTISEEEAIRQIKEMMESKRRELLGMVLQNKESQLPQVCKDLFWTTINAAYSIHTHGDGYRFPEEFKNHINDVIYKPLNQYSP
- the LOC142169412 gene encoding cis-abienol synthase, chloroplastic-like isoform X9, which translates into the protein MILGLRSKIIPLPDHKLGNIKLGSVTKDAICHRPCRVRCSHSTASSMEEAKERIRETFGKIELSPSSYDTAWVAMVPSRYSMNQPCFPQCLDWILENQREDGSWGLNPSHPLLVKDSLSSTLASLLALRKWRIGDNQVQRGLGFIETHGWAVDNKDQISPLGFEIIFPCMINYAEKLNLDLPLDPNLVNMMLCERELTIERALKNEFEGNMANVEYFAEGLGELCHWKEMMLRQRHNGSLFDSPATTAAALIYHQYDEKCFGYLNSILKLHDNWVPTICPTKIHSNLFLVDALQNLGVDRYFKTEVKRVLDEIYRLWLEKNEEIFSDVAHCAMAFRLLRMNNYEVSSELEGFVDQEHFFTTSSGKLMNHVAILELHRASQVAIHERKDHILDKISTWTRNFMEQKLLDKHIPDRSKKEMEFAMRKFYGTFDRVETRRYIESYKMDSFKILKAAYRWEGYSTVGFRSERVRIFFLALYKMVEEIAAKAETKQGRCVKDHLINLWIDMLKCMLVELDLWKIKSTTPSIEEYLSVACVTIGVPCFVLTSLYLLGPKLSKDVIESSEVSALCNCTAAVARLINDIHSYKREQAESSTNMVSILITQSQGTISEEEAIRQIKEMMESKRRELLGMVLQNKESQLPQVCKDLFWTTINAAYSIHTHGDGYRFPEEFKNHINDVIYKPLNQYSP
- the LOC142169412 gene encoding cis-abienol synthase, chloroplastic-like isoform X2, translating into MILGLRSKIIPLPDHKLGNIKLGSVTNAICHRPCRVRCSHSTASSMEEAKERIRETFGKIELSPSSYDTAWVAMVPSRYSMNQPCFPQCLDWILENQREDGSWGLNPSHPLLVKDSLSSTLASLLALRKWRIGDNQVQRGLGFIETHGWAVDNKDQISPLGFEIIFPCMINYAEKLNLDLPLDPNLVNMMLCERELTIERALKNEFEGNMANVEYFAEGLGELCHWKEMMLRQRHNGSLFDSPATTAAALIYHQYDEKCFGYLNSILKLHDNWVPTICPTKIHSNLFLVDALQNLGVDRYFKTEVKRVLDEIYRLWLEKNEEIFSDVAHCAMAFRLLRMNNYEVSSVELEGFVDQEHFFTTSSGKLMNHVAILELHRASQVAIHERKDHILDKISTWTRNFMEQKLLDKHIPDRSKKEMEFAMRKFYGTFDRVETRRYIESYKMDSFKILKAAYRSSGINNIDLLKFSEHDFNLCQTRHKEELQQMKRWFTDCKLEQVGLSQQYLYTSYFIIAAILFEPEYADARLAYAKYAIIITAVDDFFDCFICKEELQNIIELVERWEGYSTVGFRSERVRIFFLALYKMVEEIAAKAETKQGRCVKDHLINLWIDMLKCMLVELDLWKIKSTTPSIEEYLSVACVTIGVPCFVLTSLYLLGPKLSKDVIESSEVSALCNCTAAVARLINDIHSYKREQAESSTNMVSILITQSQGTISEEEAIRQIKEMMESKRRELLGMVLQNKESQLPQVCKDLFWTTINAAYSIHTHGDGYRFPEEFKNHINDVIYKPLNQYSP
- the LOC142169412 gene encoding cis-abienol synthase, chloroplastic-like isoform X5, which translates into the protein MILGLRSKIIPLPDHKLGNIKLGSVTKDAICHRPCRVRCSHSTASSMEEAKERIRETFGKIELSPSSYDTAWVAMVPSRYSMNQPCFPQCLDWILENQREDGSWGLNPSHPLLVKDSLSSTLASLLALRKWRIGDNQVQRGLGFIETHGWAVDNKDQISPLGFEIIFPCMINYAEKLNLDLPLDPNLVNMMLCERELTIERALKNEFEGNMANVEYFAEGLGELCHWKEMMLRQRHNGSLFDSPATTAAALIYHQYDEKCFGYLNSILKLHDNWVPTICPTKIHSNLFLVDALQNLGVDRYFKTEVKRVLDEIYRLWLEKNEEIFSDVAHCAMAFRLLRMNNYEVSSVELEGFVDQEHFFTTSSGKLMNHVAILELHRASQVAIHERKDHILDKISTWTRNFMEQKLLDKHIPDRSKKEMEFAMRKFYGTFDRVETRRYIESYKMDSFKILKAAYRSSGINNIDLLKFSEHDFNLCQTRHKEELQQMKRWEGYSTVGFRSERVRIFFLALYKMVEEIAAKAETKQGRCVKDHLINLWIDMLKCMLVELDLWKIKSTTPSIEEYLSVACVTIGVPCFVLTSLYLLGPKLSKDVIESSEVSALCNCTAAVARLINDIHSYKREQAESSTNMVSILITQSQGTISEEEAIRQIKEMMESKRRELLGMVLQNKESQLPQVCKDLFWTTINAAYSIHTHGDGYRFPEEFKNHINDVIYKPLNQYSP
- the LOC142169412 gene encoding cis-abienol synthase, chloroplastic-like isoform X7; this encodes MILGLRSKIIPLPDHKLGNIKLGSVTKDAICHRPCRVRCSHSTASSMEEAKERIRETFGKIELSPSSYDTAWVAMVPSRYSMNQPCFPQCLDWILENQREDGSWGLNPSHPLLVKDSLSSTLASLLALRKWRIGDNQVQRGLGFIETHGWAVDNKDQISPLGFEIIFPCMINYAEKLNLDLPLDPNLVNMMLCERELTIERALKNEFEGNMANVEYFAEGLGELCHWKEMMLRQRHNGSLFDSPATTAAALIYHQYDEKCFGYLNSILKLHDNWVPTICPTKIHSNLFLVDALQNLGVDRYFKTEVKRVLDEIYRLWLEKNEEIFSDVAHCAMAFRLLRMNNYEVSSVELEGFVDQEHFFTTSSGKLMNHVAILELHRASQVAIHERKDHILDKISTWTRNFMEQKLLDKHIPDRSKKEMEFAMRKFYGTFDRVETRRYIESYKMDSFKILKAAYRWEGYSTVGFRSERVRIFFLALYKMVEEIAAKAETKQGRCVKDHLINLWIDMLKCMLVELDLWKIKSTTPSIEEYLSVACVTIGVPCFVLTSLYLLGPKLSKDVIESSEVSALCNCTAAVARLINDIHSYKREQAESSTNMVSILITQSQGTISEEEAIRQIKEMMESKRRELLGMVLQNKESQLPQVCKDLFWTTINAAYSIHTHGDGYRFPEEFKNHINDVIYKPLNQYSP
- the LOC142169412 gene encoding cis-abienol synthase, chloroplastic-like isoform X3, with the translated sequence MILGLRSKIIPLPDHKLGNIKLGSVTKDAICHRPCRVRCSHSTASSMEEAKERIRETFGKIELSPSSYDTAWVAMVPSRYSMNQPCFPQCLDWILENQREDGSWGLNPSHPLLVKDSLSSTLASLLALRKWRIGDNQVQRGLGFIETHGWAVDNKDQISPLGFEIIFPCMINYAEKLNLDLPLDPNLVNMMLCERELTIERALKNEFEGNMANVEYFAEGLGELCHWKEMMLRQRHNGSLFDSPATTAAALIYHQYDEKCFGYLNSILKLHDNWVPTICPTKIHSNLFLVDALQNLGVDRYFKTEVKRVLDEIYRLWLEKNEEIFSDVAHCAMAFRLLRMNNYEVSSELEGFVDQEHFFTTSSGKLMNHVAILELHRASQVAIHERKDHILDKISTWTRNFMEQKLLDKHIPDRSKKEMEFAMRKFYGTFDRVETRRYIESYKMDSFKILKAAYRSSGINNIDLLKFSEHDFNLCQTRHKEELQQMKRWFTDCKLEQVGLSQQYLYTSYFIIAAILFEPEYADARLAYAKYAIIITAVDDFFDCFICKEELQNIIELVERWEGYSTVGFRSERVRIFFLALYKMVEEIAAKAETKQGRCVKDHLINLWIDMLKCMLVELDLWKIKSTTPSIEEYLSVACVTIGVPCFVLTSLYLLGPKLSKDVIESSEVSALCNCTAAVARLINDIHSYKREQAESSTNMVSILITQSQGTISEEEAIRQIKEMMESKRRELLGMVLQNKESQLPQVCKDLFWTTINAAYSIHTHGDGYRFPEEFKNHINDVIYKPLNQYSP